GGGAAGCCGAAGCACCCATTGGAGACTTCCGTCCGTCGCGGGCGGGGGACGGCCGGCTTTCATCCGGCCGTACGGCAGATCAGGAAGGGCACGACGATGACCGACCTGTACGGGCTCCCCATCGAGGGAGCCGAGTTCTCGAAGGCATGCGGCGGCAGCACGCACCCGGACGGCGAGGCGTGCGTGACGCTCGCCAAGATCGGCCCGGACGCGTGGGCCATGGGTGACAGCAAGCGGCCGGACGCCGAGCCGCTGCGGTTCACCACGGCGGAGCTGGACGCGGCGGGCATCGACCCCGCGCGGTTCGACCTCTCCGCCTGATCCCTGAGCACCACCTGACTGACGGCCCCGCCCACACGCCGACGGGCGGGGCCGTCGCCATTCCCCGAAACGGAGCGGCAGTGCACCACCACGGTTACGCATGGGTCGGAGAGA
This DNA window, taken from Streptomyces sp. TN58, encodes the following:
- a CDS encoding DUF397 domain-containing protein, producing MTDLYGLPIEGAEFSKACGGSTHPDGEACVTLAKIGPDAWAMGDSKRPDAEPLRFTTAELDAAGIDPARFDLSA